TCCTGCTATGCTTGGAGGCATATTGTTTGGCTATGTGATGTATGATATTACTCATTACTATCTACACCATGGTCAACCTAAAGAACCAACCTTTAAACATCTTAAGGTAAGAAAACCCATCTCTAAACATCTCCCGCCTTGGTAGCATTCAAACTTATTCCTCTGAATTTCTTTCTGATGAGGTTTAGTATACGTTTTACAGAAATACCACCTGAATCATCACTTTAGGATTCAGGACAAAGGATATGGAATCACTTCATCTCTCTGGGACAAAGTCTTTGGAACACTTCCTGGTACAAAAGCCGCTGCAGGGAAGAAGAGCTAAATCGGATTTCTGTTTGCCATTTTCAGAGTGTCGAAAAACTCACTGATATTGTGTATTCTGATTCATCAGGTGATTCAATGACTGTTTAACTACTACTGTATACGATCTATTTGACCATATTTGAACATATTTAGTGGTGCCTAAACTGGTTTTCAGTTTAATTTTTACTAGTCTATTGGTTTAATATCATTCAGTATTTGGTCTTTTAGTTTCGACCAATCTTGGGTACACTCAACACCTTGTAGCAGAAAGCTACACtatcataaaagaaaacataaaatgaaatCTTTGAATTATGGTTTTGTGCTGAGAAATCAGAACAGAGGAGGAATACTTTGTTCGTTCCTGAAGAAATTTGTGGGATCAATCGTCCCTTTAACCAACCCCAATCTCTTGAAGTTACCTTTGAAATAGGTCTCACCCCATTTCCTTGCATCTTCAAAACTCGTGTTGATCCCTTTGGTCGTGCCTAAATCAAGATCTCTGTAATTCAAGTAAGCTCCTCTAGGGGATTTTGAAACGTAGGGAGTCATGTAATCGTGTAGTGATCTCATCCACCTAACATGTTTGTTCATCTCCTCGACTTCATTCACTTTCCATTTCACCATGTACTGTATATTATACAGATTCCCTCTCCTGTGTGGATATGGAGACTCAGTTTCTGAAACCTGGTTGATCTCCCCACCCAAAGGCTCTAAGATCATCAATGGAGTTTCTTTCTGGAGGAACCTCTTCGTTACTTCTTCGAAAACTTCTTCAGGAACTGGGGTTTGAACAAAATCTGACTTTGCTTTGAAATACTGATCTTCGAATCGTAGGTCTCTGTTGAGCATGATTTCTAACGGCTTTCCTAATGTCCAGTTGAAGAACATTATGGATTCGATCCAGCTCATTTCCTTGCAGTCTTGAGATCGTAAGCCGAGTTCCGGAAACTTCTGGTTCATCAGAGGAATCAGTCTATCGATTCCAccaagaaacagagtttgaaaCGTAGTTTTCACTGTCCTTTGATTCCCCTCTTGACTGTTGTCAATTATGACTCTGATGAATAGATCTTCGTCTAGCTCTGATCCAATTGATTGCCATCTATGAACAAGCTTGTTCATGCTAGGTCCCATAGTATGCTGACTTATGAAACAAGTTACCTTTTCAGGAACCCTAGCAAGCTTAACCTTCCATGACAAGACAACGCCAAAACTCGCGGCTCCACCGCCTCTAAGCGCCCAAAACAAATCCTCTCCCATTGTTTTCCGGTCAAGAATTCTCCCGTTCACATCCATCAGACGCGCGTCTACAACGTTATCAGACGCTAAACCGTGTTTCCTCATTATTGTACCGAATCCTCCGCCGCTAATATGCCCACCAACTCCAACACTTGGACATACTCCTGCGGAAAAGGCATGGATGTTGCTGGTTTTGGCGATCTCGTAATAGAGTTCGCCGAGTGTTGCCCCGGATTCGATCCAAGCGGTTTCGTCTGTAAGGTTGATCTTGATCGATCTGAGGTTAACGAGGTCGATGATTATGAAAGGTGATTGTGAGAGGTAAGATAGACCTTCGTAGTCATGACCACCACTCAGGGTTCTTACTTGCACTCCAAGTTTCCTGCTGCATAgaattgagtttttgatttcgGATTCAGATTTTGGTTTAACGATCAGAATAGGCTTCAGGCTTGTGAAGTTCAAGTTGATGAGACTTGAATTTGGAGATGAAGATTCGGTGTAGATTCGGGAATCTGGAGTGTGAGTGGTaagatttatagggttttggAAAGTTGAATCACAGTGATCTGTCGACAAGCAACTTTGGAACTGTTCTCTTGTCGGAGGAGAATAGTTTgtgaaattatcaaaatcacCAAATCCTTGGTTAGACATCATTCCAGATACCCTGAATATCTCTGTCAATCAACATAGCTTTATAAGCACCACAACACAAGACAAATATACACTAAGCCTAGTACTTAAGTAAGGTAGTGCTGGATTCAGTCAGACAAattgaagaaatcaaatcaatgaACTTGATCTCACTCTCTTGAATTtactaaattgtaacattttgtaAGATAATTTAGCTGATAAAACTTTAGATctgaatcagaatcagaatcaaaatGAAAAGAGGAACCTTGATTCAACAGACGGCTACATATTGGCAGGACTTGCATAAAAGGTATAAGCTTTTGATGTTCGACGAGAAGCTCCGTCAAGTACTGAGAGCTATTCgaacaagaaacagaacacagaTCGGTTTCCATCgcataaaaccaataaaatagtGTTTGGAAAAATCAAGATATTTGGACATACCTGTCGATCTCAGGAGTGCTTCTAATCTGAGGAGAAGCAGGAGAGAAGTAAGAGGAGTTATTATACAAACCAGACATGAGGTTTTGTTGTGCTCTCTTCTGTATAGAAGTCAAACCAAAGTTTGTTGCAGAACCAAAAGATAAGCAGAGAGGgtaagagaaagagaaaaagcaaaGCCAGCCGACGCcagtctttttaaaatatttgttttttgttttttccctccTCTCgaacaaaaacaattatttttctatccaattttgggagaaaatttaattttttatctcaGACAGAAAAAGAATCAGCTAAATCATAAACCTAAAAATTAAGAAAGTAGTTGTAGTGGACTAGTGGTAAAGGAAAAGACATTTTTTAG
The sequence above is a segment of the Camelina sativa cultivar DH55 chromosome 10, Cs, whole genome shotgun sequence genome. Coding sequences within it:
- the LOC104718253 gene encoding cannabidiolic acid synthase-like produces the protein MSGLYNNSSYFSPASPQIRSTPEIDSSQYLTELLVEHQKLIPFMQVLPICSRLLNQEIFRVSGMMSNQGFGDFDNFTNYSPPTREQFQSCLSTDHCDSTFQNPINLTTHTPDSRIYTESSSPNSSLINLNFTSLKPILIVKPKSESEIKNSILCSRKLGVQVRTLSGGHDYEGLSYLSQSPFIIIDLVNLRSIKINLTDETAWIESGATLGELYYEIAKTSNIHAFSAGVCPSVGVGGHISGGGFGTIMRKHGLASDNVVDARLMDVNGRILDRKTMGEDLFWALRGGGAASFGVVLSWKVKLARVPEKVTCFISQHTMGPSMNKLVHRWQSIGSELDEDLFIRVIIDNSQEGNQRTVKTTFQTLFLGGIDRLIPLMNQKFPELGLRSQDCKEMSWIESIMFFNWTLGKPLEIMLNRDLRFEDQYFKAKSDFVQTPVPEEVFEEVTKRFLQKETPLMILEPLGGEINQVSETESPYPHRRGNLYNIQYMVKWKVNEVEEMNKHVRWMRSLHDYMTPYVSKSPRGAYLNYRDLDLGTTKGINTSFEDARKWGETYFKGNFKRLGLVKGTIDPTNFFRNEQSIPPLF